TAGTTTTTCAGATAATCCGCGATCAAGTCGTGGACAAAGCTGACAAATTCCGGCTTCTGGTTCTCACCGAAATCCCAGAATTCCTCGACGTTCTTCCAACGCACCGGCTTGCCATCTTCTTCACGCACCAGCACCAGCGACTTGTCGGCAAGACCATAGTCCTTGATGTAATGCTTGTTCTCCGGCAGATCAAAATTGATTAATTGCCACTGTAGTGAGCCGTTTGCCAGCTCTTTGGGGAAGGACTCCAACGCGGTTTTTGACCAGTCTTCAAAGGCCAGGCAGGTGCTGCAGCGCACATCGCCGTGAAAATAACGAACCAGCACCTGAGCTTGGGCCTGGCTCTGGCCGGGGGTAAAGCCCATCAGCAGTAATGGCAGGATGAAGGTCATGATCAGAAGCTGAGCAATTTTCTTGTGCCGTTGTTGCATGTTGTCGCCTCCCCCAAAAATGGTTTTATGCGGCCGTGTAGAGCA
Above is a genomic segment from Geopsychrobacter electrodiphilus DSM 16401 containing:
- a CDS encoding nitrophenyl compound nitroreductase subunit ArsF family protein is translated as MQQRHKKIAQLLIMTFILPLLLMGFTPGQSQAQAQVLVRYFHGDVRCSTCLAFEDWSKTALESFPKELANGSLQWQLINFDLPENKHYIKDYGLADKSLVLVREEDGKPVRWKNVEEFWDFGENQKPEFVSFVHDLIADYLKN